TGTTTTAAGTTTGGATTTGCCTTTTAATTCTGCTAGTTTTGGTACATATATGTTTAGATCGatactaggaaaaaaaaaagagtttagttTGACTTGATAGACACATTTTACTAAGTTTAGATCTGACTTGTCCAAAGTTACTTCTCTCTTCTGTGTCAGTATTGATTTTGTTTCCGCTGAAGTGTTTTTACTCTATTGTGACGTAGAGATAGGCTTTTAGCTTTGTATCCATCTGAGATACAGAGGAaagccttcttttttttcagtgAGTGAACAAAAGGGTTTTTGGTAGTACTAGTCATTCGTGAATGAACATTGTAGATTTAGAAAAGTTCTTTCTAAAGAACTGTAtcatttgactttatttttttgtttttttccaagaaATGCATGGcttatgaattgtttttttattgatcaaCCAGGTTCTACACAATATGGCAATTGCAGAGTACTTCAAGGGTGGTTGCTCGAAATCCAAGAAACTGTTGGAAGAGCTTAACTGTGTCAAGGTATTGTGTTTAAACTTCTGCTTGGGATGTGTTTTCAAGCTATCTATCAATTTACATCACAAATCATCTTCCGCATTTCTTTTAATTGTCCATGAGAATAGGGATATGTTTTCAAATTGGAGTtctcgttttttctttcttgtatatTCTTGTTGTTATCTCTGGACTGGACCAGTGCATTTTAGGGAAAAAACATACTGGAGAACGCAATTTTAGTAGTCTTTATGTTAATCTCCATGACAtgagttcttcttctctgctatATCTTCAGAAACAAAGTGAAGAACTTGCTTCTGCAGCAAGAGAACAAGTAGAAGCTGTAAACCCTGGAACTAATGTCTCTGTGTCGAAGGATCAATTTGATAGTACAGTAACAACGCTCAACATTGTATGTTCTGATGTATTCCCATGTTTTTTTGAGTCTCAGCTATACCATTCGCATTTTTCAAGGTTTAGTATTGATGTTCGGTGGTCTCATGCAGGCAGTTACCTGGTTTCATATGCATCAGTTTACAAAATCTTCATCCATTCTAGAACCTTTGTTCCAAAATATTGGGCGGCTAAATGAGGTATGTATccatcttctttttgttgtactTGTTTAATCTGTCGTACTGTCTCTAATTAGACAACATGCTATTTATATGCAGACAATCGCACTTCAAATCTGTTTTTTGTTGCTGGATATTGCACTGGCTTGTCATGACGCTGTAAAATTTTCGGTAAGTATTGTTTGTACTGGTTTAAAGTCTAGAGGTATACTCCAACTGATCTCTTTTGCTAGTGGAAATTAAACCAATGTCCGTGAGCTGCTTTATAAAGTTTCTGAATTGAAACCTAATTCTTTTCTGTCTCTATATTTTTCGTTTGTTCAATATGCCATTTGTCTCTGACTTTATAAACATGACTGCAAGAATCTATACATGTCATGACAAAACAAATATGACATATCTTTAAACTGCCAATTATGAACTGTCATGAGAAATTGGAAACCAACTGATTTCCAAATGAATACAGATGATTCTATGTAGCTATAATCTGATAGGAAAGGTTTGGACTTTTTGGTCGTTAAGGGGAATTGGATTTTCACTTGAATGCATCCTTATGAATCGTTTGTATTGATCAGTTAATAATCTCATTGCATAAAGTCTCTCTGTATCTTACAAGTATTATACACAGGCTGTGTTTGACTATATGGACAAAGCTTTTGGTGTTGGTTTTGGAAGCCACGAAGAAAATGGAAGCACAATGCAACTTTCGTCAAATCAGGGATCAAAGACATCTTCTCTCCTGAGCAGCTCGGTGGTGGCAGATACAGTTGCTGAAAGTAGTTTGTGTGAGGAAACTCTAGATTATGACAATGTGCTAGCAGCAGAATATGATGCAGAGAAACGAATGAAGTCAGTTGGTCATATACCGGCAAACAATCTTCTCAAGACATTAAGCGAAAGGTCATTCTCCACTGCTGATCTGAAGCTCGAGTTGCAGCTTTACAAAGTCCGGTTTTTGCTTCTTACCAGAAACTTGAAACTGGCGAAGCGTGAAGTTAAACATGCGATGAACATTGCTCAAAAAAGGGACTCTTCTATGGCTCTCCTCTTGAAATCCCAGCTTGAATATGCTCATGGGAATCATCAAAAGGCTATGAAGCTTTTGGTGGTCTCTGGTATTCATAAAGAAGCAGGGACTTCAGGAATCTTCAACAACAACCTTGGTTGCATATACTATCAGCTTGGAAAATATGAAGCTTCCTCTCAGTTATTTTCAAAAGCTCTAAGGAGCTGTTCATCACTTAGAAATGAGAAACCAGTGAAGACGTTTTCTCTCTCACAGAATAAGTCTTTGTTAATCACATACAACATGGGTTTGCTTTATTTGGCGCGTGGGGAGCCTCTACTTGCTGCTCAATGCTTCCAGAAGGCTAGTGTTGTTTTCTGCAGACAACCCCTCATTTGGCTCCGTTTAGCTGAATGCTGTATGATGGCTTTACAAAACGGGCTTTTGGATAGATCAGAAATCAGAGTCAATGTAGTTGGGAAAGGGAAGTACAGAAAACTTATGATTGAAGAAAATGGACATCTGGAACTTGATGGTAGTACCCAATGCGGGAAGCTTTCATTACCACTAGCACGGGCTTGTCTCTCAAATGGTATATATCTGCTCAATGAGTCTCTCTTGAATGAATCTAAATCAGATCGTGAATCGACATTATCCGTGGGGATGAACGAGACCAAAGAAGCATCATCCGCTGATCATGGGGAAGCTAACACGAACTCAGACTTGAAAGAGGCAAAAGGAGGATTGAACCAGGACATAATGCAAAGCTCCCTCTCTGCTTTCAAGGATATTCAAAGTAGAGAAAAGCTGTTGATTAAACAAGCTCTGCTTGCCAATATGGCATACGTAGAACTGGAGTTGGAGAATCCTATCAAAGCCTTGGCAGCTGCTAATTCACTCTTGCAACTTCCTGATTGTTCAAAGATCTATGTTTTCTTAGGCCATCTTTATGCAGCGGAGGCCCTCTGCTTGCTCAACCGTCCCGTTGAAGCTGGCGCGCATTTATCTGCCTATCTAGTTGGACAGGATGATTTTAAATTGCCATATGAGCAAGAAGACTTTGACCAATGGCGGATGCACACAAGTTCTGAGTGTGAA
The sequence above is a segment of the Camelina sativa cultivar DH55 chromosome 10, Cs, whole genome shotgun sequence genome. Coding sequences within it:
- the LOC109124551 gene encoding CCR4-NOT transcription complex subunit 10-like isoform X1; translated protein: MDSRDPSSAVASDAARDASLLSEDAAVLSVTSTLAKSALSCFQSGKFEDCIDILIQLDQKQHNDPKVLHNMAIAEYFKGGCSKSKKLLEELNCVKKQSEELASAAREQVEAVNPGTNVSVSKDQFDSTVTTLNIAVTWFHMHQFTKSSSILEPLFQNIGRLNETIALQICFLLLDIALACHDAVKFSAVFDYMDKAFGVGFGSHEENGSTMQLSSNQGSKTSSLLSSSVVADTVAESSLCEETLDYDNVLAAEYDAEKRMKSVGHIPANNLLKTLSERSFSTADLKLELQLYKVRFLLLTRNLKLAKREVKHAMNIAQKRDSSMALLLKSQLEYAHGNHQKAMKLLVVSGIHKEAGTSGIFNNNLGCIYYQLGKYEASSQLFSKALRSCSSLRNEKPVKTFSLSQNKSLLITYNMGLLYLARGEPLLAAQCFQKASVVFCRQPLIWLRLAECCMMALQNGLLDRSEIRVNVVGKGKYRKLMIEENGHLELDGSTQCGKLSLPLARACLSNGIYLLNESLLNESKSDRESTLSVGMNETKEASSADHGEANTNSDLKEAKGGLNQDIMQSSLSAFKDIQSREKLLIKQALLANMAYVELELENPIKALAAANSLLQLPDCSKIYVFLGHLYAAEALCLLNRPVEAGAHLSAYLVGQDDFKLPYEQEDFDQWRMHTSSECEETLDSSTGNARDSVFLKPEEARGALFADLAALLATQGHHDQAKAMITHALTLLPNNVQATVTAVYIDMMLGRSQDALTRLKQCTRVSFVPGRLEVRAS
- the LOC109124551 gene encoding CCR4-NOT transcription complex subunit 10-like isoform X2; translated protein: MDSRDPSSAVASDAARDASLLSEDAAVLSVTSTLAKSALSCFQSGKFEDCIDILIQLDQKQHNDPKVLHNMAIAEYFKGGCSKSKKLLEELNCVKKQSEELASAAREQVEAVNPGTNVSVSKDQFDSTVTTLNIAVTWFHMHQFTKSSSILEPLFQNIGRLNETIALQICFLLLDIALACHDAVKFSAVFDYMDKAFGVGFGSHEENGSTMQLSSNQGSKTSSLLSSSVVADTVAESSLCEETLDYDNVLAAEYDAEKRMKSVGHIPANNLLKTLSERSFSTADLKLELQLYKVRFLLLTRNLKLAKREVKHAMNIAQKRDSSMALLLKSQLEYAHGNHQKAMKLLVVSGIHKEAGTSGIFNNNLGCIYYQLGKYEASSQLFSKALRSCSSLRNEKPVKTFSLSQNKSLLITYNMGLLYLARGEPLLAAQCFQKASVVFCRQPLIWLRLAECCMMALQNGLLDRSEIRVNVVGKGKYRKLMIEENGHLELDGSTQCGKLSLPLARACLSNGIYLLNESLLNESKSDRESTLSVGMNETKEASSADHGEANTNSDLKEAKGGLNQDIMQSSLSAFKDIQSREKLLIKQALLANMAYVELELENPIKALAAANSLLQLPDCSKIYVFLGHLYAAEALCLLNRPVEAGAHLSAYLVGQDDFKLPYEQEDFDQWRMHTSSECEETLDSSTGNARDSVFLKPEEARGALFADLAALLATQGHHDQAKAMITHALTLLPNNVQATVTAVYIDMMLGRSQDALTRLKQCTRVSFVPGRLEVRAS